CGAAGGTCTCGCCATGCCGGGCGTTGAAGCGCTGCGCCACGTCGCGCGTGAGCTCGATGTGCTGGGTCTGGTCATCGCCGACGGGGACCTCGTCCGTCTGGTACAGCAGGATGTCGGCGGCCATGAGCGTCGGATAGGTGTAGAGGCCGGCACTGACCCCATCCTTGCCGTCGGACTTCTCCTTGAACTGGGTCATCCGGTTGAGCTCGCCCATCTGGGTGGTGCACGCGAGGATCCAGGCCAGCTCGGTGTGTTGGCGGACGTGGGACTGCACGAAGACGGTCGAGACCTCGGGGTCCAGGCCTGCTGCGAACAGCCACATCGCAAGGTCGAGGGTCTTCTCGCGCACCTCGCCCGGCGGCTTGGGGATGGTGATGGCGTGCAGGTCGACGATGCAGAAGACGTGGTCGGGCTGTTGCTCGTCGGCCCAGCGCGAGATCGCCCCGATCCAGTTGCCCAGGTGCGGGTCGCCGGTCGGTTGGATGCCTGAGAACACGCGGGGCACGGTCGTCTCTCCTGAATGTGAGGTGCGTCGAGCTTTCGAGCGTAGCTACCCGTCGAGTGGTGGGACGGGCGGGTCACAACCGGCGACGCTGTCGACGGCCCATCCG
This region of Euzebya tangerina genomic DNA includes:
- the trpS gene encoding tryptophan--tRNA ligase, producing the protein MPRVFSGIQPTGDPHLGNWIGAISRWADEQQPDHVFCIVDLHAITIPKPPGEVREKTLDLAMWLFAAGLDPEVSTVFVQSHVRQHTELAWILACTTQMGELNRMTQFKEKSDGKDGVSAGLYTYPTLMAADILLYQTDEVPVGDDQTQHIELTRDVAQRFNARHGETFVIPKATIPRAGARVMDLQRPEDKMSKSAESQSGAILLAETEKQTAKKIMRAVTDSGSEVVAGPDKPGVTNLLDLLSAVTGRDIPTLEADFEGKMYGDLKKTVAEAVNDFVRPARERYAELEKDPAEVRRMLAAGATKAGEVAEQTMADVREAVGFLQ